Proteins encoded within one genomic window of Thermodesulfobacteriota bacterium:
- a CDS encoding DUF5049 domain-containing protein, with amino-acid sequence MRVLIRNTALNGQPLEGDGEIFTGATVTDVVLAMKGATLFADQRDLEDYIDMVLRNAKMLAGVELAVRGDTPEEKAASFLDAVIKHGLAEVQDDKPARIPIPALVWQGIDAVRLSGQTNMLDRPVVARLAGELGWPDAARWIEEHPKEYAEGVFRGFIVDPQGGKS; translated from the coding sequence ATGAGAGTGCTGATTCGAAACACCGCCCTCAATGGTCAGCCGCTGGAAGGCGACGGCGAAATCTTCACCGGGGCGACGGTGACCGACGTGGTCCTGGCTATGAAAGGAGCTACGCTCTTTGCCGACCAGCGGGACCTCGAGGATTACATCGACATGGTCCTGCGCAACGCCAAGATGCTCGCCGGTGTCGAGCTTGCGGTCCGGGGCGACACGCCTGAGGAAAAGGCCGCATCCTTTTTGGATGCCGTGATCAAACACGGCCTTGCCGAGGTGCAGGACGACAAACCCGCGCGGATACCGATTCCCGCCTTGGTCTGGCAGGGCATCGACGCGGTCCGGCTCTCCGGGCAGACCAACATGCTCGACCGACCGGTCGTCGCCCGGCTGGCCGGGGAGCTCGGCTGGCCCGACGCCGCGCGCTGGATCGAGGAGCACCCGAAGGAATATGCCGAGGGCGTCTTCCGCGGGTTCATCGTCGATCCGCAGGGAGGGAAATCCTGA
- a CDS encoding glucosamine 6-phosphate synthetase, with translation MCGLAGVIFGNKRRRAEEREYLAWLFTRLLLLSEERGPHATGAAWLDTDGGHRLFKRPVTAERFVTDKAFAELLAGINNRATLLLGHTRWRTRGDERVNSNNHPIRAGEVIGTHNGTIYNADYLFRRWKMRRFAEVDSEILFRLAANAARDGAMDIERFKARLRRCRGQITAVIACRTDPQTVIVLKGNRPLELRWHPRRKAVLYASDPAYLDAVLAEEKGWREIAVPPMSLVVFRREDLAAYSVEPFEFVAQERKGAEP, from the coding sequence ATGTGCGGGCTCGCGGGAGTCATCTTCGGAAATAAGCGGCGACGCGCCGAGGAGCGGGAGTATCTCGCCTGGCTCTTCACCCGCCTGCTGCTGCTGAGCGAGGAGCGCGGACCACACGCCACCGGCGCGGCATGGCTCGACACCGACGGCGGACACCGGCTCTTCAAGCGGCCGGTGACGGCCGAGCGGTTCGTCACGGACAAGGCCTTCGCCGAACTCCTGGCCGGCATAAACAACCGCGCCACGCTTCTGCTCGGCCATACCCGGTGGCGCACCCGAGGGGACGAGCGGGTCAACAGCAACAACCACCCGATCCGCGCCGGGGAGGTGATCGGCACCCACAACGGCACCATTTACAACGCCGACTACCTGTTCCGGCGCTGGAAGATGCGGCGCTTCGCCGAGGTGGACAGCGAGATTCTGTTCCGCCTGGCCGCGAACGCCGCCCGGGACGGGGCCATGGATATCGAGCGGTTCAAAGCCCGGCTCCGACGCTGTCGGGGTCAGATCACCGCCGTCATCGCCTGCCGGACCGATCCGCAAACCGTCATCGTGCTCAAGGGCAACCGACCGCTGGAACTACGCTGGCATCCCCGCCGCAAAGCGGTTCTCTACGCTTCGGACCCCGCATACCTCGACGCCGTGCTGGCGGAGGAAAAAGGCTGGCGTGAGATTGCGGTCCCGCCCATGAGCCTGGTGGTGTTCCGGCGCGAGGACCTGGCCGCGTACTCGGTGGAGCCCTTCGAGTTCGTCGCCCAGGAGAGAAAGGGCGCGGAGCCATGA